The window TGTACGACGCGCAGGGCGACCGGGCCAGGGCGGTGAACGCCTACCACGAGTGCGTGGCCACCCTGGCGGACGAGCTCGGTGTCGCACCGTCCGCGCGGACCAGGGCGTTGTACGAGGCGCTGCTGCCGAAGGCGCAGGACGCGCCGAGAACGAGCGGCGCGGCGGCGTTCGTGGGGCGCCGGGCGCAGCGGCAACGGCTGACCGAGCTGTGGCGCGACGCCGGCGCCGGCGTGCCCCACCTGGCCGTGGTCACCGGCGAGGCCGGCATCGGCAAGACCCGGCTGGTCGAGGAGCTGCGGCACTGGGCCACGCGCCACGGCGCGGTCACCGCGCACGCCCGGTCGTACGAGGCGGAGGGCGCGCTGGCGTACGCCCCCGTGGTGGCCTGGCTGCGCGACCTCGGCGTGGCCCGCTGGCGCGGGCGCCTCACTCCCACCCAGCTCGCGGCGCTCGCTCCGCTGCTGCCAGAGCTGGCGAGATTGCCGGAGCTCGCGACCGAGCCGCCGCCGGCCCAGGCGGGCTCGCGCCTGCGGCTGTTCGACGCGGCCGCGCACGCCCTGGCCGCCGCCGCCGGCGCTGGCGGCGGCCCGGTGCTGCTGGTCGCGGACGACCTCCATGCCGCCGACGCCCCGACCCTGCAGTTCCTGCATTACCTGGTACGCGCCGACCCACCGGCGCCGCTGCTCGTCGCCGGGACGGCCCGGCTGCTCGACGTGGACGCCGGGCACCCGCTGCACGGCCTGCTCACCGGCCTGCGGGCGCTCGGCCGCTGCACCGAGCTGGCGCTGGGCCGGCTGGAGCGGATGGAGACGGCCGCGCTCGCCGGGCGGCTCGGGCACGACCTGGACCGCGCGGACGCCGACCGCCTCCACGACGAGACGCAGGGCAACCCGCTGTTCGTGGTGGAGGCGCTGCGGGCGGGCTGGCGCGGTGACGAGCCGAGGGTGCTCACGCCGCGGGTGCAGGCCGTCCTGGAGGCGCGGCTGCTGCCGCTGACGGACAGCGCCCGGGACCTGATCGCCGTGGCGGCCGCGGCGGGATCGTCGGTCTCCGTCGACCTGCTCGTCCGGATCCACGGGCGTGGCGAGCACGAGGTCGCCCGGGACCTCGACGAGCTGTGGCGGCGGCAACTGCTGCTCACCAGCGGCGGCGACACCTACGACTTCAGCCACGGCCGACTGCGCGAGGTCGCCTACCGGATGATGTCACCGGCCCGGCGCCGCCACAGCCACCTGCTGCTCGCCCGGGCGCTCCAGGACATCCATGCCGGCCGGTGGGACGAGGTCGCCGGGCAGATCGCCGCCCACCTGCACCAGGCCGGCGCCCGCGACGAGGCGGTCGACTGGTACGCGCGCGCCGCCCAGGCCGCGGGGCGGCGTTACGCCGACGCGGACGCCGCGGATCTGCTGCACCGGGCCTGGGAGATCCTCCGGTCCGCGCCGGAGTCAGCGGCCCGCGACGAGCGCGAGCTGGCGCTGCTGACCTCGCTTCCCGGGCCGCTGAGCGCGGCCGACGGGTACGCGTCCCCGCGGCTGCGCACGGCGCTGGACCGGGCGTTCGCCCTCGCCGCGCGGCTCGGCGCCGAGCCGGCCGCGCCCCTGCTGCGGGCACGCGCGATGGCGGTGCTGTCGCGCGGGGAGTTCGACGCCGCCGTCGAGTACGGCGGTCAGCTGCGTGCCCTGGGCGAGGACGACGACGTGCTCGCCGTCGAGGGCGACTTCGTCCGTGGCGTCGCGGCGGCCTGGCGTAACGAGGCCGCGTCGGCCCGCGATCATCTGCGCGCCGCCGTCGCCAGGTACCGGGCCGAGAACCGGTCGGCGCATCTGCTGGCCTACGGTCAGGACCCGCAGGTGCTCTGCCTCGCCCGGCTGGCGCACGTGCACTTCTGCCTCGGCGACGTGGCCGAGGCGCGCCGGTGCCAGCACCGTTCGCTCGAGCTCGCGCACGCGGTCAACCACCCGTTCACGCTGGCCGGGGCCCTGCTCTTCGCCGCCATCCTCGACCTGGACCTGGCGGACCTGCCGGCACTGCGGCGGCGGGTCGCGCAGCTCGCGGCGATGCGCCAGCGGGTCGAGGCGTCGCCGATCCGGGTGGTCGCCGAGGCGATGACCGGCTACCTCGATCTGCTGGACGGCGCCACCGAGCCGGGGCTGGCCCGCATCGACGCCGCGCTGGCCGATCCAGGCCGTGACACCGCTCCGGGCGTGCCCGCGATGCTGCTGCGCGTCCGGCTGGCCGCCGCGCGGGCCGCCGGGCTCGAGGACGAGTGCCGCGACACGGCCGAGCGGCTGCTGGCCGACGGGGTGCGCATCTGGGACGCCGTCGCGCAGGCCGAGCTGGGCGCCGGGCGGCCGGACACCGGCCGCTGAGGCCAGCGGCGCCCCGCCGACGACGGGCGGGCCGGCCGGCCGGCGGACCGGGCAACCGCTGAGGCCACCAAACGCTGAGCCCACCAACGCCGAACCCGCCAAACGCTCCGCCCGGCGTCGAGGAACGCTCGTGGAACGCCGCACCCCGCACCCTGCTCGCATGACCACGACAACTGTGCACCGCGATCCGCCGGACGCGCTGCGCCGCCACTTCCGCGGGACGGTGCTGCGACCGGGTGAAGAAGGCTATGCCGAGGCCCGCCGGGTCTGGAACGGCGCCGTCGACCGCCGACCCGCCCTGATCGCCCGCTGCGCCGGCGCCGACGACGTCCAGGCGGCGATCCGGTTCGCCCGCGAACGCGACCTGCCGGTCGCGGTCCGCGGCGGCGGCCACTCCGTGCTCGGGTACGGCGTGTGCGACGGCGGCATCGTGATCGACCTGTCGCAGCTCAAGGCCGTCTCGGTCGACCCCGCCGGCCGCACCGCGCGGGCCGCGGGCGGCCTGACCTGGGCCGAGTTCGACCTCGCCACCGGGCGGCACGGCCTGGCCACCACCGGCGGCTCGGTCAGCTCCACCGGCATTGGCGGGGTGACGCTCGGCGGCGGGTTCGGGCACCTGATGCGCCGGTACGGGCTGACCGTCGACAACCTGCTGGCCGCCGACCTGGTCACCGCCGACGGCGACCGGCTGCGCGTCGACGCCACGACCGAGCCGGAGCTGCTGTGGGGGCTGCGCGGCGGCGGCGGCAACTTCGGCGTCGTCACCGCGTTCGAGTACGGCCTGCACCCGGTCGGGCCCGTGGTCCTCGGCGGGCCGGTCTTCTGGCCCCTGGATCAGGCCCCCGAGGTGCTGCGTTTCCTGCGCGAGTTCGCGCCCACGGCGCCCGACGAGCTCGGCGTCGCCCTCGTCGCCATGCTCGCTCCCCCGATGCCCTTCCTGCCGGCCGACCGGTACGGCACCCCGGTGCTCGGGCTGCTGCCCGTCTGGTGCGGCGATCTCGCCGAGGGCGCCGCGGCGCTGGCGCCGCTACGCGGAGTGGGGACGCCGATCGGCGACCTCGTCCGCCCGGTCCCCTACCGGGCGCTGCAGTCGCTGCTGGACATCAGCGCCTCCCCCGGGAACGGCTCGTACTGGCGTTCCCACCGGCTGCCCGACCTGTCCGACGCGGCCATCGACGCCATCGTCGACGCCGTCGCCTCGATCACCTCGCCGTTGTCGCTGCTCAACGGCTGGATGATCGGCGGCGCGGTCAGCCGGGTCGCGCCCAACGCGACGGCCGTCGGTCCCCGCGAGCCCGGGTTCGAGCTGCGCCTGATCGCGAACTGGCGCCCGGGCGACCCCGCCCCCGAGCGGCACCTGGCCTGGGCACGGGACGGGTGGGCACGGCTGCGACCCGAGAGCGCCGGCCAGTACGCCACCTTCCTGTCCGACGAGGGCCCCGCCGGCATCCGGGCCGCCTACGGCGACCGCCTCGGGCGGCTCACCGCCCTCAAGGACCGCTTCGACCCGTCGAACGTCTTCCGCCTCAACCCGAACATCCCCACGAGCAAGGGAGTGACCCGATGAAGATCCTGGTGACCGGCGCGACCGGTACCGTCGGCCGGCACGTCGTGCGCGGCCTCGCTGAGGCCGGCCTGCCGGTGCGGGCGTTCGTCCGCGACGCCGGCGCGGCGGCCGGCGCTCTCGGCCCTGGCGTGGAGCTCGCCGTCGGCGACTTCGCCGACCGCGACGCGCTCGCCCGCGCCCTGTCCGGCGTCGACCGGCTCTTCCTCGCCTGCGGCAACGTCCCCGGGCAGGTCGGGCACGAACGCGCGGCCATCGACGCGGCGGTGTCGGCCGGCGTCGGCCGCGTCGTCAAGCTGTCGGGCCCCGACCCGTACCCCGCCTCGCCGCTGGTCTTCGACAGCTGGCACGGCGTGATCGAGCAGCACCTCGCCGCGTCCGGGCTGCCCGCGGTGCTGCTGCGCCCGAGGACGTACCTGACCAATCTGCTGGCCTACGCCCAGGCCATCGCGAGCATGGGCATGCTGTTCGCCCCGGCCGGCACCGCCGAGATCTCCTTCGTCGACCCGCGCGACGTCGCGGACGTGGCCGTCGAGTGCCTGGCCGGCGACGGGCACGAGGGCCGCGCCTACGCGCTGACGGGACCGGAGGCGATCACCTTCGAGCGCGTCGCCCGCGAGCTGGGCACGGCCACCGGCCGCTACGTCCGCTACGTGAACGTCAGCGACGACGACGCCCGGCGGGCGATGACCGCCGACGGCGTGCCAGGGGCGGTCGCCGACGCCATCGTCGCGATCTTCGCGGCGCAGCGGACGGGGTGGATGGCGACGACCACCACCGACGTGCGGAACGTCACCGGCCGGGCACCGCGGTCGATCGCCGACTTCGCCCGCGACCACGCCGAGCTGTTCGGGCCGGCCAGCGCCGGCGACGGGCGTGGCGGCGACGGGCGTGGCGGCGAGGACGGCGGCGCCGAAATTGCCTTGGCAAAGGCGGGCGACCTGGCATAGAGATTCTCTCGATGAATCTCTCCAGGTACGTCTCCGCCCGAGTCTGACGGCGTAGCGACGCGGTGCCAGCCCGGCCCGGCTCGGTCATCCGAGCCCGGCCGGGCCACCGTCCCATGCCCTGACCTGGAACGACGCGGGGCGGGCGCCCAAGGCGCCGCCCGGAGACGAGACAACCCATGGATCTTCACGAATACGCGTGTCACGACGCCGTCGGCCTGCGGATGCTGATCGCGAAGGGCGAGGTGAGCGCCGCCGAGGTCGAGGCGGCGGCGCGGGAGGCGCTGGCGTGGGCGCACGACCGGTGCAACGCTCTGGCCGCCCCCCTGTTCGGCCCGGCGCTGGCCCACGACCCGCGCGGCCCGCTCGGCGGGGTGCCGTTCCTCATCAAGGACGCGGGGCCGATGGCCGCGGGGGTGCGGTTCCGGTGCGGCAGCCGGAGCCTGGGACCCGGGGTGCCGGCCCAGGCCGACCATGAGCTGATGCGCCGCTTCCGGGCCGCCGGCCTGGCGACGCTCGGCCTGACGATCTCCCCGGAGCTCGGGCTGAGCTTCACCACCGAGCCGCTGCTGCACGGCCCGGTCCGCAATCCCTGGGACCCGTCGCGCACCGTCGGCGGCTCCAGCGGGGGCGCCGCCGCGCTGGTGGCGGCCGGCGCCGTTCCGCTCGCCCACGCCAACGACGGCGCCGGGTCGATCCGGGTGCCGGCGTCCTGCTGCGGCCTGGTCGGGCTCAAGCCGAGCCGCGGCCGGACGCCGACGGGTGCCGGGCTCGGCGGAGCGGTGTTCGGCATGCTCTCCGAGTTCGCGCTGACCCGCACCGTCCGGGACGCGGCGACGCTGCTCGACGCGGTGCACGGGCCCGCGGCCGGCGGCGCGTTCGCCGCACCCGCGCCCGCACGCCCGTACGCGGACGAGGTACTGCCCGGCGCGTGGGCCGACGGGCCGTCCCGCGGCGGCCGCCTGCGGGTCGCGGTGGCGACCAGGGCCTGGTCCGGCGCCGCGGTCGACCCCGAGGTGGCCTCGGCGGCCGAGCGGGGCGGCGAGGCGCTCGCGGCGCTGGGGCACCACGTCGAGGAGGCGTCGCCGCCGCTGGCGTGGGACGAGGTGATCCAGGCCTGCGTGACCGAAGCGATCGGCGTCGCCGCCCCGTTCCTGCTGGCCCCCCGCCAGCCTCCGGCCGACCGCCTCGAGGCTGTCTCCCGGCGGGTCCTGGCCGACGCCCGGGACGGCGGAGCCATCGACCTCGTCGCGGGGCTGGACGCGGCTGGCCGGGTCGGACGGGACCTCGACCGCTTCCTCGCCGGGTACGACCTGCTGGTGACCCCGACGCTCGCGCGCCCGCCCGTGCCGCACGGCACGCTGAACTACGACGACCCGGGCCACACCGTCGAGAGCTGGCTTCGCGCGATCTTCGACTTCGGGCCGTTCACCAGCGTCGCCAACGTGACGGGCGTGCCGGCGATGAGCCTGCCGCTCGGGCGGAGCGCGGGCGGCCTGCCGATCGGCGTGCAGCTCATCGCCGCCCACGGCCGCGAGGACCTGCTGCTGCGCGTCTCGGCCGCGCTGGAGGAGGCGATGCCCTGGCGAGGCCGTCGGCCGGGGCTGTTCGTCGGCCAGGGCTGACCCCCGCCGGTGCGGCCGGTCGCCAGGGGGCCCTGGCGACCGGCCGCACCGGCCCTCGACGTCAGCCGGTCGCGCGGCGCAGGCCGGGGACGGGCGGGGTCAGCACGTCCTCGACGCGGGCGAGCAGCTCGTCGACGTCGACCGGCTTGGTGACGTACTCGCTGGCCCCGGCGTCGAGGCACTTCTGCTGGTCGTCGGGCATCGCCTTCGCGGTGACCGCGATGATCGGGATGTCGGCGAACCGGGGCATGGCCCTGATCGCCGCCATGGTGGTGTACCCGTCCATCTCCGGCATCATCACGTCCATCAAAACCAGGTCGGTCGACGGGTTCGCCAGCAGCTTCTCGATTCCCTTCCGGCCATCCGGGGCGTGGTCGACGGTCGCGCCGTAGAACTCCAGGATGCTGGTGATCGCGAACACGTTGCGGACGTCGTCGTCGACGACCAGGACCGACCGCCCGACCAGCACGTCGTCCTCGTCCTCGTCCTCATCGTCGTCCCGCGCGCCCACGGGCCCGTCGGCGGCCGGGCCGGGCACGACCGGCCGGATGTCCGCGTGCCCGTTGCGCACCGGCGCGTCGCCGGCGACGGGGCCGCCGCCCGGGGGCGTCGCCGCCGTGGACGGGCCCGAGACCAGGGCGCCTGGCGCGAGCGAACCCGGCGCGAGCGAACCCGGCGCGAAGAGTCCGGACGCCAGCGGTCCCGCGGCCGCCGGGTACGGGTCGGGCGAGGGTGGCCCGGCGTCCCCGGCGACGGCTTCGTCTGCGCCGTCCGCCAAGGCGGCCGGCCCTGCCCCGCGCACCAGCCCGGGGGCGAGCGCCGGCTCCTGATCACGGGGCGGCTCGGCGCCGGTCAACTCGGCGGGCGGTGTCGTCGGCAGCCGCAGGGTGAAGGTGCTGCCACTGCCGTAGACGCTGCGCGCGCGGATCTCCCCACCGAGCAGGGTGGCGACCTCGCGGCAGATCGACAGCCCGAGGCCGGTGCCGCCGTAGCGGCGGCTGGTGGTGCCGTCGCCCTGCTGGAAGGCGCCGAAGATCCGGTCGAGGTTCTCCTCGGCGATGCCGATCCCGGTGTCGGTGACGGCGAACAGGATGTGGTCGCCGTCGGGGGCGCCCGGCGCCGAGGTCATCGTGATGGCCAGGTCGACCCGGCCCTGCTCGGTGAACTTGACCGCGTTCGAGAGCAGGTTGCGCAGGATCTGCGCGAGCCGGTGCCGGTCGGTGAGCAGGCGGTCGGGCACGTCCGGCGCGATGTCGACGGTGAGCCGCAGGCCCTTCTCGATGGTGACGGGCGCGAACGTGGCCCGCAGGTCGTCCAGCACCGAGGCCAGCGCGACCGGCTCGACGTGCAGGTCCATCTTTCCCGCCTCGACCTTGGACAGGTCGAGGATGTCGTTGATGAGCTGCAGCAGGTCCGAGCCGGCCGAGTGGATGACGTGGGCGTACTCGACCTGCTTGCCGGTGAGGTTGCCCTTCGGGTTGCGGGCGAGCAGTCCGGCCAGGATGAGCAGGCTGTTGAGCGGCGTGCGCAGCTCGTGCGACATGTTGGCGAGGAACTCGGACTTGTACTTCGAGGCGAGCGCGAGCTGGCGGGCACGCTCCTCGAGCTCCTGGCGAGCCCGCTCGATCTCGCCGTTCTTGACCTCGATGTCGTGGTTCTGCGCGGCGAGCAGGTCCGCCTTCTCCTCCAGCTCGGCGTTCGAGCGCTGCAGGTCCTCCTGCCGGGACTGAAGCTCCTCGGACCGGTACTGCAGCTCGCCGGCCAGCCGCTGGGACTCGACCAGCAGGGAGTCGGTGCGGGCGTTCGCGACGATCGTGTTGACGTTGACGCCGATCGTCTCGGTGAGCTGGTTGAGGAACGCGTGATGGACCCCGGTGAACGGGGAGAACGACGCCAGCTCGATGACCCCCAGCGCCTGACCCTCGAAGACGATCGGCAGCACCACGAGGGCTACGGGCGCGGCCCGGCCGACGCTCGAACCGATCGTGATGTAGTCGACGGGAGTCTGGTCCACCACGATGGTGCGCCGGGTGCGGGCGGCCTGGCCGATCAGGGAGTCGCCGAGGCCGAACCGGCGCGGTGTCGCC of the Pseudofrankia saprophytica genome contains:
- a CDS encoding ATP-binding protein; translated protein: MLEVRLLGAFEVRSGGTPVVMTSLRAQSLLAYLALRRGAPQRREQVAFLLWPDSTEQQARTNLRHVLHTLRALLPAADRHVEVTAQTLSLREFSADLTAFDAAEAASGASAGSSATGSSATAGSGETAHSGEDDADADALEGLRLAADLYAGDLLDGWYDEWLIADRERYRQRVMAVLARLVPLLEGRGEIDAAVGYAERARQHDRLAEPPYRWLMRLYDAQGDRARAVNAYHECVATLADELGVAPSARTRALYEALLPKAQDAPRTSGAAAFVGRRAQRQRLTELWRDAGAGVPHLAVVTGEAGIGKTRLVEELRHWATRHGAVTAHARSYEAEGALAYAPVVAWLRDLGVARWRGRLTPTQLAALAPLLPELARLPELATEPPPAQAGSRLRLFDAAAHALAAAAGAGGGPVLLVADDLHAADAPTLQFLHYLVRADPPAPLLVAGTARLLDVDAGHPLHGLLTGLRALGRCTELALGRLERMETAALAGRLGHDLDRADADRLHDETQGNPLFVVEALRAGWRGDEPRVLTPRVQAVLEARLLPLTDSARDLIAVAAAAGSSVSVDLLVRIHGRGEHEVARDLDELWRRQLLLTSGGDTYDFSHGRLREVAYRMMSPARRRHSHLLLARALQDIHAGRWDEVAGQIAAHLHQAGARDEAVDWYARAAQAAGRRYADADAADLLHRAWEILRSAPESAARDERELALLTSLPGPLSAADGYASPRLRTALDRAFALAARLGAEPAAPLLRARAMAVLSRGEFDAAVEYGGQLRALGEDDDVLAVEGDFVRGVAAAWRNEAASARDHLRAAVARYRAENRSAHLLAYGQDPQVLCLARLAHVHFCLGDVAEARRCQHRSLELAHAVNHPFTLAGALLFAAILDLDLADLPALRRRVAQLAAMRQRVEASPIRVVAEAMTGYLDLLDGATEPGLARIDAALADPGRDTAPGVPAMLLRVRLAAARAAGLEDECRDTAERLLADGVRIWDAVAQAELGAGRPDTGR
- a CDS encoding FAD-binding oxidoreductase, giving the protein MTTTTVHRDPPDALRRHFRGTVLRPGEEGYAEARRVWNGAVDRRPALIARCAGADDVQAAIRFARERDLPVAVRGGGHSVLGYGVCDGGIVIDLSQLKAVSVDPAGRTARAAGGLTWAEFDLATGRHGLATTGGSVSSTGIGGVTLGGGFGHLMRRYGLTVDNLLAADLVTADGDRLRVDATTEPELLWGLRGGGGNFGVVTAFEYGLHPVGPVVLGGPVFWPLDQAPEVLRFLREFAPTAPDELGVALVAMLAPPMPFLPADRYGTPVLGLLPVWCGDLAEGAAALAPLRGVGTPIGDLVRPVPYRALQSLLDISASPGNGSYWRSHRLPDLSDAAIDAIVDAVASITSPLSLLNGWMIGGAVSRVAPNATAVGPREPGFELRLIANWRPGDPAPERHLAWARDGWARLRPESAGQYATFLSDEGPAGIRAAYGDRLGRLTALKDRFDPSNVFRLNPNIPTSKGVTR
- a CDS encoding SDR family oxidoreductase, whose translation is MKILVTGATGTVGRHVVRGLAEAGLPVRAFVRDAGAAAGALGPGVELAVGDFADRDALARALSGVDRLFLACGNVPGQVGHERAAIDAAVSAGVGRVVKLSGPDPYPASPLVFDSWHGVIEQHLAASGLPAVLLRPRTYLTNLLAYAQAIASMGMLFAPAGTAEISFVDPRDVADVAVECLAGDGHEGRAYALTGPEAITFERVARELGTATGRYVRYVNVSDDDARRAMTADGVPGAVADAIVAIFAAQRTGWMATTTTDVRNVTGRAPRSIADFARDHAELFGPASAGDGRGGDGRGGEDGGAEIALAKAGDLA
- a CDS encoding amidase, producing the protein MDLHEYACHDAVGLRMLIAKGEVSAAEVEAAAREALAWAHDRCNALAAPLFGPALAHDPRGPLGGVPFLIKDAGPMAAGVRFRCGSRSLGPGVPAQADHELMRRFRAAGLATLGLTISPELGLSFTTEPLLHGPVRNPWDPSRTVGGSSGGAAALVAAGAVPLAHANDGAGSIRVPASCCGLVGLKPSRGRTPTGAGLGGAVFGMLSEFALTRTVRDAATLLDAVHGPAAGGAFAAPAPARPYADEVLPGAWADGPSRGGRLRVAVATRAWSGAAVDPEVASAAERGGEALAALGHHVEEASPPLAWDEVIQACVTEAIGVAAPFLLAPRQPPADRLEAVSRRVLADARDGGAIDLVAGLDAAGRVGRDLDRFLAGYDLLVTPTLARPPVPHGTLNYDDPGHTVESWLRAIFDFGPFTSVANVTGVPAMSLPLGRSAGGLPIGVQLIAAHGREDLLLRVSAALEEAMPWRGRRPGLFVGQG